Part of the Vigna angularis cultivar LongXiaoDou No.4 chromosome 1, ASM1680809v1, whole genome shotgun sequence genome, TTCAGGTCTGGTTTAACCAATTTGTACTGTGTTTTTACTGTGATGATAATTTATCTATAAACAAAGGTTTTCATGTTGGtccttatattattattattaacaccatgatgacgatgatggtgatgatgatggcGTTTTCATCTTTAGGTTGTTCCTCATATCACTGATGATATTCAAGATTGGATTGAAAGGGTGGCCCACATACCGGTAGATGGAAAAATCGGTCCAGCTGATGTATGTGTCATAGAATTGGGTGGAACCATAGGTACAGTGTTGAAAACATTCTTCAGTCTTCTTCACAGTTGGATAATTGTTTCCATCTTATATGTGAATAATTAattcattctatttataataactttGATGGGTGCAGGAGATATAGAGTCCATGCCATTTATTCAGGCACTAGGACAATTCTCATACAGAGTAGGTGAGTGATGATACTTCTTTTTTGTTCACAGATTCTGTTTTTGTTGAATAATTAATGTGagctgtatataaatatataaataatacacTTTATATTTTGCAGGTGCTGGAAACTTTTGCTTAGTTCATGTCAGCCTTGTTCCTGTTTTAAATGTTGTTGGTGAACAGGTTTGTAATGTCTCACATCTTTTAGATCCTTGTAGAAAATGATTTAGTTTCATCTAACATGGgaaattactttattattattttgttcagAAAACAAAACCAACCCAGCATAGTGTTCGTGCACTGCGAGGTCAAGGGCTGACTCCACATATTTTAGCATGCCGCAGTACAATGGttaatctctctctctctctctctctctctctctctctctctctctctctctctctctctctgcaaCAGAGAACATGAAATAGGATTGGTGCAGACGAATTCATGTAGTCAGATAACAGGAATAGTTAGATGAAGATCGGATGACTCACATCTGTAATGCTTCAATTTACTAAGATGTGATGTGAGCCGTCTGATTTTTATCCGACAGTTCCAGTTCACCAACCGCTTGATTGCATGAAAATCTGAATGTAGGGACAAACACATACTATGATGCACAGAAGGAACATCCAAACTTTTCTTAACTGTAAAATTTTGTAAGGTTCTAACCGTAACTTGTTTGTAACTTGTTTCAGGTACTGGATGAAAATGCAAGGGGAAAACTCTCTCAATTTTGCCTAATTCCGGTATGAGTTTTTAAGGATAAGCATTCTGATGAATATGTTTGACTTCAAATCATTGTGTCTGCTTTGCAAGAGTTTTCTCTACTGAAGCTTCATGTTTACAGGCGCAAAACATTATTACCCTTTATGATGTTCCCAACATCTGGCACATTCCTTTGCTTTTAAGGGTATGTATTCCTCTAAAACTGCTGAACTCAAATCATCTTATATCTGTAGGAACCATTTCTTATGAACTATATTCTTCTGGCTTATATAGGACCAAAAGGCTCATGAAGCAATGTTTAAAGTGCTGAATCTTCAGGGGTTAGTCTCACAAACTCAAATGTTTGTTCTATTGCCTGGATCGGGCTTTTATGGATACAAAGAAGTTTCAATCCTTTATTACTCTTGTAGAAAGCTTAAGTtgcagttttttttaatgtatacaGTGTAGCTAAAGAGCCTAATTTAGAGGAATGGACTTGCAGAGCTGAATCTAGTGATTTGCTTCATGAACCAGTGGGTTTCTATTCCAAAGCTGATCTATATTATCCTTGATTTTTGGcaataactatattttttttcttcttttaattggCAGGTTCGTATAGCCTTAGTGGGGAAATATACATGCCTTTCAGATTCCTACCTCTCCGTTCTAAAGGTGGAGTTCAACTTCATGGCTGTGTTACTGTATTATAGTTTCAACATCTTTCAAAGAGTAAAAGACATAAGTTTCTTTTAACATCCCACCCTGCATAATTGTACCTATCTGTCTTCTTTATGATGTGCATTCCTATGCCCTTTTTGTTAACCATCCTCGTTTCACACACTCAGGTTATTTGATACTTTATTCATACTGATAAAAGTTGATTTGATATAtagttttgaaatatattaaaatgtgaataatttgattatcttattatttaaaaaatcaggataatgtaaaattataactCAACTGTTCGATtgataaaacttttattttttataaggtTATTAATAGTTTGCAAGATTTACATTACACcactataatttaaatataattgtataaGCATAAGTTTGCTAAGTTCGCTGATGTACCTTTAATTATTTACTTCAGGCCTTACTGCACGCTTCTGTTGATTGTAAAAAGAAGCTTGTTGTAGACTGGATTCCAGCTACCAACCTTGAAAGTGCAACTGCAAAAGAGGTAAGACCAATTATGATCATTATATCACAAGcatgttttgtttattattgttCATAATAGAAATTTCAACGACGTGTTATTGTTCAATTTTGCAGAATCCTGATGCATATAAGGCAGCATGGAAGTTATTGAAGGTTTTCCTCACAGTCATGAAATTAACCAGTCTTATATTgtcaatttcttcattttcagtTATCTAACTAGTCTTTGCCTTCAGGGTGCAGATGGTGTGCTGGTTCCAGGAGGGTTTGGGGATAGAGGAGTGCAAGGAAAGATTATTGCAGCTAGATATGCCCGCGAAAACAGGATTCCATTCCTTGGCATTTGTCTTGGAATGCAAATTGCTGTCATAGAGTTTGCAAGATCTGTTCTTGGTGTGCAAGATGCTAACAGTACTGAATTTGATCCCCATACCAAAAGCCCATACATCATATTTATGCCTGAGGTGTCTATACTTGCTTATTTCACTCGAAAAATCAGAAAATAGATTAAAGAAACTGTCCtgtatcttattttttatttacttggACTGTTTGCTACAGGGATCAAAAACACAAATGGGAGGTACCATGCGCCTTGGATCAAGGAGGACATATTTCCAGACCAAGGAATGCAAATCTTCAAAATTGTAAGCATTATCACTGCATTCAATTTTTTAGGACATTTTCTGTGCTTACAATAGGAAATATGAATGAGAGTAATTTGTGCATGTTATGACTGCACTACACATGACTTGCTACATTATTTGGCTCCCACGGTGAGATTTATTAGGTTTTTAACCCTTTGACCCTTCATAGATATGGCTGCAAAAGCTTCATTGATGAGAGACATCGGCATAGATATGAGGTATGAATGTTGAATAAAACTATCTTGTAAATGTCAGTAGAACAGAAAATGATCTTTTCATATGCAGGTGAACCCAGAATTGGTATCTCGCCTTGAAAATGCAGGTCTTTCTTTTACTGGGAAGGATGAAACAGGTCAACGCATGGAGGTATGAACAGTCTCATATGactttttgaattattattacatGCATATCCTTTGCTTATTTGCTTTGTCATGCTACAGATTGTTGAGCTACCTAACCACCCATATTTCATTGGAGCTCAATTTCATCCTGAATTCAAATCAAGACCGGGAAAACCTTCTCCTTTGTTCCTAGGTAATTCTCTGATACATGTCCGCATTGTGCGTGCACTTTCACATTTTGCAATGTAGCTTCTAAATTTCTTGTTGATCATGTCAAATTCAGGGTTCATTGGAGCAGCATGTGGACAATTTGATGCTGTCTTACAGAGGTCTTCAATTGTTGATAATAGTCTCTCAAAAGGAGTAGGCAGTGACATCTCTGCagtgaacaaaacatacaaaaataaaactgCAACAAAGACAGGTTATAGGACTGAGTTTATATATGGGAGTTGCAACGGGTTGCATTTCTAAATGTTAACGGTGTTCCTTCATCTTTTAGAGTTTTCAAGTTAATTGGTTAAATGTTGAGGGCTTTGAGTTGTGTAGGAGAGATTGTTTGTACAGTGAATCAATTGAACCTTGGTAGGTATAGAGTTTTCAGAGGATACAGAGAAGAGCTTACTCCCGGTCTTTTTAATGGGACCAGCTCATCTAAGTTTATAATGGTTTGATTGGGGAACTATGAAGCTTGTCTTATGTTTCAGGCAATGGAAACTCTTGGTTTTGTAAAGATCTTAAGCAGACTATAGAGAAATTCTTGTGAGCTTCaactattttcttatatttattgtaatgtCAATTTTCTTGTCACAATGTTTTACAAAGTTGTTTAGTGAATGAAATCTCAATTATTTCTTCTTGATCATTTCATGGTTGTCTACTATGGCTAGACCAAAAAAATCTCACAAACATCTACAACTGCAAATTTTTGAATGATGACATATTGTTCATTGAAAATGACATCCTAACACTACAACATTTTAAAACATGGTTGTGTTAGGAATAAGGATCTTTAGAGTGCATATATTGACACTGAGTATGCATGATTCCAAAAAGGAATTCTCCTGTGTCACATGTCAGCATTTGTTCATCAAATGAAAGGGAACACATAAATAAGATTGCTTGTGCTTCGTAAGTGGGGTTATATCATATATGAAGATATCTCTTATGCCTTGAGCAAGATTGATGCTAGCTTCAGAGTTCAAAGTAGAAGACAATGGTCAATTCTACTATAAAAAGGGTCTTGAAGATTTTGATATTTCAAGTTATAGTCAagaatgaaaaaacaaataaatatttaaatattcctATCCATAAACTGTTTTAGAATCACCTATTAATCAAATTCAACTAATTGAATTTATAGAAATATAAGTTATAAAGGAAGAATTGGGAtgatttagaaataaattacaaacctattttaaaaaaataaagaacacACAGAAGTTGATtaaggaaatgaaaaaaaaaaacacaaagaatGTGATTAGACTAAGAatcaaagtgaaaaaaaaaacacaaggaGACCAAGAATCAAAGTGAAAAACATGGATCAGATTCAAACTCAGATATGTGAAATGGGTTTCATACCCATTTTTTTAACCCTTCAAGAACACACTTAGTTGAATCAAGAAATAACATATATGATTCATGCTTGAAAATACATGAAAAGGAAACAGAGAGCTATTGCTTCTTGCACCCCAGTTTTCTTCATCCCACATCCCATGAAAGCAGTAATTCCCAAATTACCtctcattaaaattataataaaaatcccTTTTGTatccttatttttaatatttttcagattgaatgttttaaaaggtatttttaagttcaaaaatatattccaaAATACTCAAtttgaaaagtataaaaatataattctgaATGGATATTCTAAAAggcattttcaaattcaaaaatatctttcagaatatttgttttaattctttttgtttagattttgaaataaataaacacttctttcagattttttttttctatgtttcaaaaagtattttcatatttaaaaaaatattttaaaacagttattccaaaataaataaaaaattctagaACAAGTAATCCAAAAGACCTTTctgaataaaaaagtaaaatgaaaaagatttaagACAAGAATGTGAAGAAAATGGCCGCTAAACAACGGGTTCAACGTAAGTATAAGTGAAGAATGACTacatgaatgtaaaaaattcaaaataaaattcaccAAACTCTTATCTTAAAGGTAAACTCTccaaaatgtttttttacattaatgctAGGTACCAAGTAGCTTCCAAGACAACTCTATATGCTTAAAAGCAAATATAAACATTGATATATAAAGATTTAAGTATGGATATAATCATTTGCAGAGACAAAATATTCATGGAACTCTGTTATGTTTGGGAGATACTAAAGCATGCATTGAAGGTATTTGCGGTAGTAATCCAGCAGGATTAAAATGAGATGGGTTTTACTAGAAAATGATATAAGTGACCAAGAATTTGAAAACATTGTATACATTATGCAAAATCTTCATGTCTTGTGAGTATGATACAAAATCTAGTGTTAATTAGAGAACACAATATTCAATCCACATACAATATTCTTCATACTTACATGTCATAACACTAGGCTCCTTTCTtcctaaactaaaataaattaatttggtATTGTTATGATTATCCAAAGCATTATAGATTTTGAGGCGTTAGTCAAGGGTATTTTGatgattttcttatttaaattgttctttcatttaaaacatatgtataggttatgtaaataatttagacattttatttaaataacgaAATTAGCAAAATTCCTTAACGATAAAAGGTTTATTAAGCTTTAGAAAACTCACAATTGTAAGGACCCAGAAAATAAATGGTTAAGAGTAGatagatgtattaaaataatgagactgaacaattaatgttataataaactaacAGTATAAATAGAAGTTTTAAAACACTCAACTCATTATATCAGTACATTATATCTCTCTAAAAACTCTATTCTCTaccttttcttctccttctctctaaaatttctCACCAATGGTTAGCCTGAAGATCGGCGATCAGGAGCTTCCTAGGTGATCCTGAGATCAAGGACTTCCTTTTCCACCGATCAATTTCAGGTTTAGAGCCGGTAAGTTTGTCTCTCTTTGATTCTTGAAATTTCTACAATTTATGGTACATGCAAACACTGTTCGATTTTGCATGTGTTCATCGGTTCTTCATCTGGGTTCTGATTCTGTTTCTAGTTCGGTGGTTGGTTTCCTTTCACCAATCCAAAGTCTGTAGGCTGTCCTAGGATCACTTGCGGCTTAGCAAAACTGTGAATAAGTTTAATTCTGTTAAGATGTGCGGTTCGattaagaggtaaggggagttagttaatttaattggttGATGTGTTGTTGAACTATACTATTGTGTAATGTTGTTTGGAAGTTTGCATGAGTATATAATCGAATGAGATGATATAACCTGTGACCTTGTTAAACTATTCTGCTTTGAGTGGATGATGCTGTTCTTGAGTGTGtttgaggaagtggagtagAAAAAATGGGGAATTGGGGTTAGGTGTTCAATTGGTCACTGGGGAGAGCTTAGATAAGTTATTTAGGACTTGTTAAAATCCTTAAGTCA contains:
- the LOC108331748 gene encoding uncharacterized protein LOC108331748, whose amino-acid sequence is MKYVLVTGGVVSGLGKGVTASSIGLLLKACGLRVTAIKIDPYLNTDAGTMSPFEHGEVFVLDDGGEVDLDLGNYERFMDVKLTRDNNITTGKIYQSVINRERRGDYLGKTVQVVPHITDDIQDWIERVAHIPVDGKIGPADVCVIELGGTIGDIESMPFIQALGQFSYRVGAGNFCLVHVSLVPVLNVVGEQKTKPTQHSVRALRGQGLTPHILACRSTMVLDENARGKLSQFCLIPAQNIITLYDVPNIWHIPLLLRDQKAHEAMFKVLNLQGVAKEPNLEEWTCRAESSDLLHEPVRIALVGKYTCLSDSYLSVLKALLHASVDCKKKLVVDWIPATNLESATAKENPDAYKAAWKLLKGADGVLVPGGFGDRGVQGKIIAARYARENRIPFLGICLGMQIAVIEFARSVLGVQDANSTEFDPHTKSPYIIFMPEGSKTQMGGTMRLGSRRTYFQTKECKSSKLYGCKSFIDERHRHRYEVNPELVSRLENAGLSFTGKDETGQRMEIVELPNHPYFIGAQFHPEFKSRPGKPSPLFLGFIGAACGQFDAVLQRSSIVDNSLSKGVGSDISAVNKTYKNKTATKTGYRTEFIYGSCNGLHF